One region of Mus musculus strain C57BL/6J chromosome 15, GRCm38.p6 C57BL/6J genomic DNA includes:
- the Rpl3 gene encoding 60S ribosomal protein L3 isoform X1, whose amino-acid sequence MKKYCQVIRIIAHTQMRLLPLRQKKAHLMEIQVNGGTVAEKLDWARERLEQQVPVNQVFGQDEMIDVIGVTKGKGYKGVTSRWHTKKLPRKTHRGLRKVACIGAWHPARVAFSVARAGQKGYHHRTEINKKIYKIGQGYLIKDGKLIKNNASTDYDLSDKSINPLGGFVHYGEVTNDFIMLKGCVVGTKKRVLTLRKSLLVQTKRRALEKIDLKFIDTTSKFGHGRFQTMEEKKAFMGPLKKDRIAKEEGA is encoded by the exons ATGAAGAAGTACTGCCAGGTCATCCGCATCATTGCCCACACTCAG ATGCGTCTGCTTCCTCTACGCCAGAAGAAGGCACACTTGATGGAGATCCAGGTGAATGGAGGCACTGTGGCTGAGAAGCTCGACTGGGCCCGAGAGCGGCTGGAGCAGCAGGTTCCTGTGAACCAGGTGTTTGGGCAGGATGAGATGATTGATGTCATTGGCGTGACAAAAGGCAAAGGGTACAAAG GGGTAACCAGTCGTTGGCATACAAAGAAACTGCCCCGAAAGACCCATCGAGGTTTGCGCAAAGTTGCCTGTATTGGAGCCTGGCACCCTGCCCGTGTTGCCTTCTCTGTGGCTCGAGCTGGGCAGAAAGGCTACCATCACCGAACAGAGATTAACAAGAAG ATTTACAAGATTGGTCAAGGCTACCTCATCAAGGATGGCAAACTGATCAAGAACAATGCATCTACTGACTATGACTTGTCTGACAAGAGCATCAACCCACTG GGTGGCTTTGTGCATTATGGTGAGGTGACCAATGACTTCATCATGCTCAAAGGCTGTGTGGTGGGGACCAAGAAGCGAGTACTTACTCTTCGTAAG TCCTTGCTGGTTCAGACCAAACGTCGGGCCCTGGAGAAGATTGACCTGAAGTTCATTGACACCACCTCCAAATTTGGCCATGGTCGCTTCCAGACCATGgaggagaagaaagcatttatg GGACCACTCAAGAAAGATCGCATTGCCAAGGAGGAAGGAGCTTGA
- the Rpl3 gene encoding 60S ribosomal protein L3: MSHRKFSAPRHGSLGFLPRKRSSRHRGKVKSFPKDDASKPVHLTAFLGYKAGMTHIVREVDRPGSKVNKKEVVEAVTIVETPPMVVVGIVGYVETPRGLRTFKTVFAEHISDECKRRFYKNWHKSKKKAFTKYCKKWQDDTGKKQLEKDFNSMKKYCQVIRIIAHTQMRLLPLRQKKAHLMEIQVNGGTVAEKLDWARERLEQQVPVNQVFGQDEMIDVIGVTKGKGYKGVTSRWHTKKLPRKTHRGLRKVACIGAWHPARVAFSVARAGQKGYHHRTEINKKIYKIGQGYLIKDGKLIKNNASTDYDLSDKSINPLGGFVHYGEVTNDFIMLKGCVVGTKKRVLTLRKSLLVQTKRRALEKIDLKFIDTTSKFGHGRFQTMEEKKAFMGPLKKDRIAKEEGA, from the exons ATG TCTCACAGGAAATTCTCAGCTCCCAGGCATGGGTCCTTGGGCTTCCTGCCTCGCAAGCGCAGCAGCCGGCATCGTGGGAAAGTGAAGAGCTTCCCTAAGGATGACGCTTCCAAGCCCGTTCACCTCACAGCCTTTCTGGGTTACAAGGCTGGCATGACCCACATCGTCCGGGAAGTTGACAGGCCAGGATCTA AGGTGAACAAGAAAGAAGTCGTGGAGGCTGTGACCATTGTGGAAACTCCCCCAATGGTGGTTGTGGGCATTGTGGGATATGTTGAGACCCCACGAGGCCTCCGGACCTTCAAGACTGTATTTGCTGAGCACATCAGCGATGAGTGTAAAAGGCGCTTCTATAAGAACTG GCACAAGTCTAAGAAGAAGGCTTTCACCAAGTACTGTAAGAAATGGCAGGATGACACAGGCAAGAAGCAGCTGGAGAAGGACTTCAACAGCATGAAGAAGTACTGCCAGGTCATCCGCATCATTGCCCACACTCAG ATGCGTCTGCTTCCTCTACGCCAGAAGAAGGCACACTTGATGGAGATCCAGGTGAATGGAGGCACTGTGGCTGAGAAGCTCGACTGGGCCCGAGAGCGGCTGGAGCAGCAGGTTCCTGTGAACCAGGTGTTTGGGCAGGATGAGATGATTGATGTCATTGGCGTGACAAAAGGCAAAGGGTACAAAG GGGTAACCAGTCGTTGGCATACAAAGAAACTGCCCCGAAAGACCCATCGAGGTTTGCGCAAAGTTGCCTGTATTGGAGCCTGGCACCCTGCCCGTGTTGCCTTCTCTGTGGCTCGAGCTGGGCAGAAAGGCTACCATCACCGAACAGAGATTAACAAGAAG ATTTACAAGATTGGTCAAGGCTACCTCATCAAGGATGGCAAACTGATCAAGAACAATGCATCTACTGACTATGACTTGTCTGACAAGAGCATCAACCCACTG GGTGGCTTTGTGCATTATGGTGAGGTGACCAATGACTTCATCATGCTCAAAGGCTGTGTGGTGGGGACCAAGAAGCGAGTACTTACTCTTCGTAAG TCCTTGCTGGTTCAGACCAAACGTCGGGCCCTGGAGAAGATTGACCTGAAGTTCATTGACACCACCTCCAAATTTGGCCATGGTCGCTTCCAGACCATGgaggagaagaaagcatttatg GGACCACTCAAGAAAGATCGCATTGCCAAGGAGGAAGGAGCTTGA